The following proteins are co-located in the Shouchella hunanensis genome:
- a CDS encoding DUF2515 family protein: protein MDRRVATFNVDNIARTKAYEQFGRKHPEIRWARLAGMVSRNAGWNLTDLTTEPFQSLLTRSTRQNIAWIYERANWLIFRDAYPQLLMYEKYKRTGKWNVLPLQEYGVSLFMLREWNRFIEEKDEWRLMNALIINEQMMVEEHLFQRSKVEAFFQSALYKMESYLHFSHVLFPQMPCTRKTMYGECVKDFANPIKRIELGKRLAHLLYHPTLQYQFHQFMDEVEPTGSRGDYGAVKKSLPLRVVYPRCSHANVEPTDWYESRQPEKVERLFTPLEVCKPKTINPYIAQMELACLNWLKKDK, encoded by the coding sequence ATGGATCGACGAGTAGCTACTTTTAATGTTGACAATATAGCACGAACAAAGGCGTATGAGCAATTTGGACGTAAGCATCCAGAAATACGTTGGGCACGTTTAGCAGGGATGGTGTCTCGTAATGCAGGCTGGAATTTAACGGATTTAACAACTGAACCATTTCAGTCTTTATTGACTCGTTCAACACGTCAGAACATTGCTTGGATTTATGAACGGGCAAACTGGCTTATTTTTCGAGACGCCTATCCTCAGCTACTGATGTACGAAAAATATAAACGAACTGGGAAGTGGAATGTGTTACCACTACAGGAATATGGTGTTTCTTTATTCATGCTACGAGAATGGAATCGGTTTATTGAAGAAAAAGATGAATGGCGTCTTATGAATGCACTCATTATTAATGAACAAATGATGGTAGAGGAGCACTTGTTTCAACGGTCAAAAGTAGAAGCATTTTTTCAATCGGCTTTATATAAAATGGAGTCTTACCTTCATTTTAGCCATGTTCTTTTTCCGCAAATGCCATGTACGAGGAAAACAATGTATGGTGAATGCGTTAAAGACTTTGCAAATCCGATAAAAAGAATTGAACTAGGGAAACGATTAGCACATCTACTGTATCATCCAACGCTACAGTATCAATTTCATCAATTTATGGATGAAGTAGAACCGACTGGCTCAAGAGGGGATTATGGTGCTGTGAAAAAAAGTTTGCCCCTTCGTGTTGTTTATCCACGTTGTTCACATGCTAACGTTGAGCCAACTGATTGGTATGAATCGAGGCAACCGGAGAAAGTGGAGCGGCTTTTTACGCCTTTAGAAGTATGTAAGCCCAAAACAATTAACCCATACATTGCACAAATGGAATTGGCTTGTTTGAACTGGCTAAAGAAAGACAAATAA
- the recU gene encoding Holliday junction resolvase RecU: MSIQYPNGKRYRTKQEINKPSASIAYGGRGMSFEADIDESNQFYLMKEKAVIHKKPTPIQIVQVDYPKRSAAVIKEAYFKQASTTDYNGVYKGRYIDFEAKETKNKTSFPLQNIHSHQVDHMRTVVQQHGICFLLIRFFYTKEVYLLDATMLISFYDNQKERKSIKKADIETYGHIVHTGYQPFVDYLRTVDELYIK, from the coding sequence TTGTCAATTCAATATCCTAATGGGAAACGCTATCGAACAAAACAAGAAATAAATAAGCCAAGTGCCTCTATTGCTTATGGTGGAAGAGGAATGTCTTTTGAAGCGGACATCGATGAATCGAATCAATTTTACTTAATGAAAGAAAAAGCAGTCATTCATAAAAAACCTACGCCAATTCAAATTGTTCAAGTGGATTACCCAAAGCGAAGTGCAGCGGTTATTAAAGAGGCCTATTTTAAACAAGCGTCTACCACCGATTATAATGGCGTATATAAAGGTCGTTACATTGATTTTGAAGCAAAGGAGACAAAAAATAAGACGTCATTCCCTTTGCAAAATATCCATTCACATCAAGTCGATCATATGCGAACGGTTGTTCAACAACATGGAATTTGCTTTTTATTGATCCGGTTTTTCTATACGAAAGAAGTCTACTTGCTCGATGCAACCATGCTGATTTCTTTTTATGATAACCAAAAAGAGCGAAAGTCTATAAAAAAAGCAGATATTGAAACATACGGTCATATTGTTCATACAGGATATCAGCCATTTGTTGATTATTTACGAACGGTCGATGAACTCTATATTAAGTAA
- a CDS encoding penicillin-binding protein 1A, with translation MADEYKSRQERKTAQTTSKKSKKSAGNGGNGGNKPKRSLLKKMVLACLILFGVGLIGGGVAVGVILANAPDIEREKLLLPQSLQVHDMDDELVFTLTGGENRINADINDMPDHLQNAFLAIEDHRFRDHFGVDVRRLGGAVLANLREGFGAEGGSTITQQLVKNLFLSQDKQLTRKIQEAYLAIQLERMYSKDEILEMYLNQINLGPSAGYGVQLAAEAYFGKDDLQDLTIADAAVLAAIPQRPRDFDPVRNPETNEQRRNVVIDRMEREGFISAEEAEEARNTDINDQINYTETENSGWYTFYDEVLKELDDLGFTTDEIYHSGLKVYTTLDTEAQDLVDAVLKSGEYEGLPFPDNEDFRVGVTLLDTKSGAVRAMGNGTEENDARVNNYASIQTNHGSVMKPLLGYGPVIEEEQWSTGHIIADEPYNYEVDGSPVRNYDNQFRGNMRMRQALADSRNIPAVKALNEVGPDAAFEFLERMFTPNSNGNNESGVLGTAEGSTKEIAAAYAAFGNNGAYTDPYTIRKIVYPDGREIDVQPETEQVMEDYTGYMVTDMLKSVMTDGTGTSAQVPNVPIAGKTGTANFTNDEFANLNVAPGDGAFPASAFTGYSTEYTLSTWIGFTDRRGDNYLTNDHNQITRTIFRHIMTGVHQGVQASDFTMPDSVERISVERGTGQLPSAGTPSSEIVSELFVRGTGPSQVSEEFAQDIPDPSGLDYSYDEDAGTLTFSWSYPADLLDNVEFETSISSGSLDVSPDSLTATVSGVSPGSYTFSIRARATDGTSGASSSVSITATIEDEEENEEEEEIEEEEEIEEEPPEEEEPSQDEDSNGDDTNGENDNGSTDDDSSNEDSSPDDGSSDGDDTGSGEPADPGNETGDTDSNTDQQDTNEDD, from the coding sequence ATGGCAGATGAATACAAATCACGCCAAGAGCGAAAAACTGCGCAAACAACAAGTAAAAAAAGTAAAAAGTCAGCTGGAAACGGTGGAAATGGAGGCAATAAGCCAAAAAGGTCATTGCTAAAGAAAATGGTGCTTGCCTGTCTTATTTTGTTCGGTGTCGGCTTAATTGGTGGCGGTGTTGCCGTCGGCGTTATTCTTGCAAACGCACCTGACATTGAAAGAGAAAAGTTACTGCTTCCTCAATCCTTACAAGTACATGATATGGATGATGAGCTTGTGTTCACGTTAACCGGCGGTGAGAATCGTATTAATGCAGACATTAACGACATGCCTGATCACCTTCAAAACGCATTTTTAGCGATTGAAGACCATCGCTTTCGTGACCACTTCGGTGTTGACGTCCGCCGTTTAGGTGGAGCCGTACTTGCCAATCTTCGAGAAGGGTTTGGTGCAGAAGGTGGTTCTACCATTACACAGCAGTTAGTGAAGAACTTATTCCTTTCACAAGATAAACAGTTAACAAGAAAAATTCAAGAAGCGTATTTAGCGATACAGCTTGAACGAATGTACTCAAAAGACGAGATCTTAGAGATGTACTTAAATCAAATTAACTTAGGCCCATCTGCAGGGTACGGAGTTCAGCTTGCTGCTGAAGCTTATTTCGGGAAAGATGACTTACAAGACTTAACGATTGCAGACGCTGCTGTACTCGCTGCTATTCCGCAACGACCACGTGACTTTGACCCTGTAAGAAATCCAGAAACAAATGAACAGCGTCGTAACGTCGTTATTGACCGAATGGAACGGGAAGGGTTTATTTCAGCTGAAGAAGCTGAAGAAGCACGCAACACAGATATAAATGATCAAATCAATTATACCGAAACAGAAAACTCAGGTTGGTATACATTTTATGATGAAGTGTTAAAAGAGCTTGACGACCTTGGGTTTACAACCGATGAGATTTACCATTCAGGTTTAAAAGTGTATACAACACTCGACACTGAAGCACAGGACTTGGTAGACGCTGTCTTAAAATCTGGTGAGTATGAAGGGTTACCGTTTCCAGACAACGAAGACTTTCGTGTTGGCGTCACTTTACTTGATACGAAATCAGGTGCTGTTCGGGCTATGGGAAATGGAACAGAAGAAAATGATGCCCGGGTAAACAACTACGCTTCTATTCAAACGAATCATGGCTCGGTTATGAAGCCACTACTTGGCTACGGACCGGTTATTGAAGAAGAACAATGGTCAACTGGTCATATTATTGCCGATGAGCCTTATAACTATGAAGTTGATGGCTCTCCTGTCAGAAATTATGATAATCAATTTAGAGGCAATATGCGCATGCGGCAAGCATTAGCCGATTCACGAAACATCCCTGCTGTAAAAGCACTAAATGAAGTTGGACCAGATGCAGCTTTTGAGTTTTTGGAACGAATGTTTACGCCTAACTCTAACGGTAATAATGAATCCGGTGTTCTTGGGACAGCAGAAGGATCGACAAAAGAAATTGCCGCAGCATATGCTGCCTTCGGAAACAACGGTGCTTATACTGATCCGTACACGATTCGTAAAATCGTCTATCCAGATGGACGCGAAATTGACGTTCAGCCTGAAACAGAACAAGTAATGGAAGACTACACTGGTTATATGGTTACGGATATGTTGAAATCAGTGATGACAGATGGAACCGGTACAAGTGCACAAGTGCCAAATGTGCCCATTGCTGGAAAAACTGGTACAGCAAACTTTACCAATGATGAATTTGCCAACCTTAATGTAGCACCAGGTGATGGAGCATTCCCCGCCTCTGCTTTTACTGGTTACAGTACAGAATATACGTTGTCTACTTGGATTGGCTTTACCGATCGACGTGGAGATAATTATTTAACAAACGACCACAATCAAATTACGCGTACTATTTTCCGCCATATTATGACGGGAGTCCACCAAGGGGTTCAAGCATCTGACTTTACAATGCCAGATTCGGTGGAACGTATTAGCGTTGAACGTGGAACAGGACAGTTACCAAGTGCAGGTACACCAAGTAGCGAAATTGTCTCTGAGTTATTCGTGCGTGGAACAGGACCTTCTCAAGTATCGGAAGAGTTTGCCCAAGATATTCCTGACCCAAGCGGACTTGATTACAGTTACGATGAAGACGCTGGCACACTAACCTTCTCTTGGTCCTACCCTGCTGATTTATTAGATAATGTTGAGTTTGAAACCTCTATTAGTTCAGGTTCATTAGATGTTTCACCAGATTCGTTAACTGCTACTGTTAGCGGCGTAAGTCCAGGAAGCTATACCTTTAGCATCCGTGCCCGAGCAACTGACGGAACGAGTGGTGCCAGTTCCTCGGTTTCAATAACCGCTACAATTGAAGACGAAGAAGAGAATGAAGAGGAAGAAGAAATTGAAGAGGAAGAAGAAATCGAAGAGGAACCACCAGAAGAAGAAGAGCCATCTCAAGATGAAGATAGTAATGGCGATGACACGAACGGTGAAAACGACAATGGTTCAACAGATGATGACTCTTCTAATGAAGACTCTTCCCCAGATGATGGTTCAAGCGATGGTGACGATACAGGTTCTGGAGAGCCAGCTGATCCTGGGAACGAAACGGGTGATACGGATTCAAACACTGACCAACAAGATACAAATGAAGATGATTAA
- a CDS encoding dynamin family protein — MNEVKEHANLTDNEQLQWKRIQSKNTLSIALSGHFSAGKSSLINHVTGVPILPTSPIPTSANQITIAHGDLKVVVVHTDGTEKSFQGLIDWTAIKRYAMDGANVEKLMIYAPIPFLQHAGSLVDTPGVDSTDPTHQQVTLEALFTTDILLYVMDYNHVKSETNLGFLKQLSDEGKPLFIVVNQVDKHHDAELSFQSYKQSILDTLAEWGIAYHDLFFTTIKQSPYDELERLKAALLSLFFYGNELVEAGKTKIEYSFFKSVQRRVEDDWIEERTRFAETLQEEGYQLTDIENYDQHVEKVSQAEQGSAARHQHYLQEWDDLFRQATVFNSILTEKTGNWLEAMRPNFKIGLFASKRKVAQEKIHRQKEVLHELNDQINKQLVFHIRQSLQSLPLGEMTNQPVFLEAVQSLSFTATPSFLEEAVPKTTFADSFVYQYTKERTEEIKRQLKKQALDVLTIAEEQLQAYDERKKQEAHKRRQQLDAMKPYVSNYLSAKERKETIIRGLVKEANRRDDKGAFSNALKEMMTKTVHFEDSPSSWKEQVKQNAETTLLPTTKTERRLTNERIRVTDEAIAQVQTVMNQFEKTAYTQDWHEQLEQEIKHIQTEQFTLSLFGAFSAGKSSLANALLGEKVLPASPHPTTATVTTVTRPTSTYANGDVFVQYKTYEQLRGELASISQLLDVSLTLEQFQRFRTKTYQATTAAKKQALSYIETLQKSMKRFESFIEQAEVVSLADLSEKIVNEDVACLIANATIYYECEWTKRGLTLVDTPGVNSINGRHTNVAYEQVKASDAILYVTYYNHSFSRADAQFIEQLGKMNKQFASKKLYFVLNAIDLAANEQERLGVESFVMRSLEEAGIDQPALFSLSSKNVFEEEAASTDFNDFKQELYGPLLTSLKEANRTSFVANVKQYLLYLQEAEVFTALKDEEKQAQQQQFEQQLTTMLDSFKQDYGKSFHMKVEQEASELFAYLRERIPYVSRDRFIEFVNVATIVGPSRKKQKEVLATQLATWNEDSVFYVNQELKATMTRISLMLQRAFEQWKKEWQQSIQATVPGFQFPHAKQSIQLETLQATLTTTLSIQSNVGSFQSLKDFFEGGRVKQVKETLVEELVQQMRAGLREEEEHTQQTLNGVTKHLFEKQAQLLEGKVAAEITKRRQLHTDTMQESIQAERATLQRWVNEKA, encoded by the coding sequence GTGAATGAAGTAAAAGAGCATGCGAATTTAACAGATAATGAGCAGCTTCAGTGGAAACGAATTCAAAGTAAAAACACGTTGTCCATTGCATTAAGTGGCCATTTTTCTGCTGGAAAGTCGTCTTTAATTAATCATGTGACAGGTGTGCCAATTTTACCTACAAGTCCAATTCCAACGAGTGCCAATCAAATTACGATTGCCCATGGTGATCTAAAAGTAGTTGTTGTGCATACAGATGGTACAGAAAAGTCTTTTCAAGGGCTAATTGACTGGACAGCTATCAAACGTTACGCCATGGACGGGGCAAATGTTGAAAAACTAATGATCTATGCGCCCATACCGTTTTTGCAACATGCAGGTAGCTTAGTCGATACACCAGGTGTTGATTCAACAGATCCGACTCACCAACAAGTAACATTAGAAGCACTCTTTACGACTGATATTTTACTCTATGTCATGGATTACAACCATGTTAAGTCCGAAACCAATTTAGGCTTTTTAAAGCAACTTTCTGATGAGGGAAAGCCCCTATTTATAGTCGTCAACCAAGTGGATAAACATCATGATGCTGAGTTGTCTTTTCAAAGCTACAAACAAAGTATTTTAGATACACTTGCGGAATGGGGAATTGCGTATCACGACTTATTTTTTACAACAATTAAACAGTCCCCATACGATGAACTTGAGCGTTTAAAAGCAGCTTTATTATCGCTGTTTTTTTATGGAAATGAGTTAGTCGAAGCAGGAAAAACAAAAATTGAATATAGTTTTTTTAAATCGGTTCAGCGAAGAGTCGAGGATGATTGGATAGAAGAGCGCACCCGTTTTGCTGAAACACTCCAAGAAGAAGGTTATCAGTTAACAGATATTGAGAATTACGATCAACATGTTGAAAAAGTGTCTCAAGCTGAGCAAGGTTCAGCAGCTCGACATCAGCATTATTTACAGGAATGGGACGATTTGTTTCGACAAGCAACCGTATTCAATTCAATCTTAACAGAAAAAACAGGTAACTGGCTTGAAGCCATGCGACCGAATTTCAAAATCGGTCTTTTTGCATCTAAGCGAAAGGTTGCACAGGAAAAAATCCACCGTCAAAAAGAGGTATTACATGAACTTAACGACCAAATAAACAAGCAGCTTGTGTTTCACATCAGACAATCTCTGCAATCGCTTCCTTTAGGAGAAATGACAAACCAACCTGTCTTTTTAGAAGCTGTTCAATCCCTTTCATTTACAGCAACGCCTTCTTTTTTAGAAGAAGCTGTGCCGAAGACGACGTTCGCTGACTCTTTTGTCTACCAGTATACAAAAGAGCGAACAGAAGAAATAAAGCGGCAGTTGAAGAAGCAAGCCCTAGACGTGCTTACCATCGCAGAAGAGCAATTGCAGGCTTATGATGAAAGAAAAAAGCAAGAAGCACATAAGAGGCGGCAGCAACTTGATGCAATGAAGCCGTATGTGTCAAACTATCTCTCTGCTAAAGAGCGCAAAGAAACCATCATTCGTGGGTTAGTGAAGGAAGCAAACCGAAGAGATGATAAAGGAGCTTTTTCTAATGCGTTAAAGGAAATGATGACAAAAACGGTTCATTTTGAAGACAGCCCTTCGTCTTGGAAAGAGCAAGTGAAACAAAATGCTGAAACCACACTTCTACCAACTACTAAAACCGAGCGTCGACTGACGAATGAACGCATTCGTGTAACAGATGAAGCGATTGCACAAGTGCAAACAGTAATGAATCAATTTGAAAAAACAGCCTACACCCAAGATTGGCATGAACAGCTTGAGCAAGAAATAAAGCATATTCAGACAGAGCAATTCACATTGTCATTATTTGGTGCTTTTAGTGCAGGGAAATCAAGTTTGGCAAACGCATTATTAGGTGAAAAAGTATTACCAGCTTCTCCTCATCCAACAACGGCGACGGTGACTACCGTAACCCGGCCAACATCGACTTATGCAAATGGGGATGTCTTTGTTCAATACAAAACGTATGAACAATTACGCGGTGAATTAGCATCGATTTCACAGCTATTAGACGTGTCACTTACGCTAGAACAGTTTCAACGCTTTCGGACGAAAACGTATCAGGCAACAACGGCAGCTAAAAAACAAGCCTTGTCCTATATTGAAACGTTACAGAAAAGTATGAAACGCTTCGAGTCCTTTATCGAGCAAGCTGAAGTGGTATCTCTGGCTGATTTAAGTGAAAAAATTGTGAATGAAGATGTTGCTTGTTTGATTGCTAATGCGACCATCTATTATGAGTGTGAGTGGACGAAACGAGGCTTGACGTTAGTGGATACGCCTGGAGTCAATTCCATTAATGGTCGACATACAAATGTCGCTTATGAACAAGTAAAAGCATCAGATGCGATTTTGTATGTAACGTACTATAACCATTCCTTTTCACGAGCCGATGCACAGTTTATTGAGCAATTAGGGAAAATGAATAAGCAGTTTGCCTCTAAAAAACTCTATTTTGTTTTAAATGCGATTGATTTAGCGGCAAATGAACAAGAGCGTCTCGGTGTGGAGTCATTTGTCATGCGTTCACTTGAAGAAGCAGGAATTGATCAACCTGCACTGTTTTCTCTTTCAAGTAAAAATGTATTTGAAGAAGAAGCCGCATCAACAGACTTTAATGATTTTAAACAAGAGCTTTATGGCCCCTTATTAACGTCGTTAAAGGAAGCCAACCGAACGTCATTTGTGGCAAATGTAAAACAGTATCTTCTGTATTTGCAGGAAGCAGAAGTGTTTACAGCGCTTAAGGACGAAGAGAAGCAAGCGCAACAACAGCAATTTGAACAGCAGCTAACTACGATGCTGGATTCATTTAAGCAAGATTATGGGAAATCATTTCATATGAAAGTGGAGCAAGAGGCAAGTGAATTGTTTGCTTATTTACGAGAGCGCATTCCTTATGTAAGTCGTGATCGTTTCATTGAATTTGTTAATGTGGCTACGATTGTTGGCCCATCTCGAAAAAAACAGAAGGAAGTATTAGCCACCCAATTAGCAACATGGAATGAAGATAGTGTTTTTTATGTTAATCAAGAATTAAAAGCAACGATGACGCGCATTAGTCTGATGCTCCAACGGGCATTTGAGCAGTGGAAAAAAGAATGGCAACAATCCATTCAAGCAACCGTACCCGGCTTTCAATTTCCACATGCCAAACAATCTATTCAACTCGAGACACTACAGGCGACGTTAACAACAACACTGTCTATTCAGTCAAATGTTGGTTCATTTCAATCGCTTAAAGATTTTTTTGAAGGCGGTCGTGTGAAACAAGTGAAGGAAACGTTAGTAGAAGAGCTCGTTCAACAAATGCGTGCAGGTTTAAGGGAAGAAGAGGAACATACTCAACAAACACTAAATGGAGTAACGAAGCACTTATTCGAGAAACAAGCTCAACTGTTAGAAGGAAAGGTCGCTGCAGAAATCACGAAGCGCAGACAGCTTCATACAGATACGATGCAAGAAAGCATTCAAGCAGAACGCGCTACCTTACAACGATGGGTAAATGAAAAAGCATAG
- a CDS encoding YpoC family protein, with translation MYKKVPSSFCVAPFYREGEEVYVDAQQDFITRQLSLPFFEDITVFTKPWEVNTTEAIRELQHSFTCQKDRYLALIKEGKGKEIAHEQLIMKALMLQSLFWLNGQRVKLTQIAHDVHTFTHAPLNAVDRVLFILHGQGDRGFVQLCSFMEDLNKLNERVDLLKKLSKRGSQL, from the coding sequence ATGTATAAAAAGGTTCCTTCCTCTTTTTGTGTGGCCCCTTTTTATAGGGAAGGAGAAGAGGTTTATGTAGACGCACAGCAAGATTTTATAACGCGTCAGCTAAGCCTTCCTTTCTTTGAAGATATAACAGTATTTACGAAACCATGGGAAGTCAACACAACAGAAGCAATCCGTGAACTCCAGCATTCTTTTACTTGTCAGAAAGATCGGTATCTGGCTCTAATAAAAGAAGGAAAGGGTAAAGAGATTGCTCATGAACAGCTTATTATGAAAGCGTTAATGCTACAAAGTCTTTTCTGGTTAAATGGTCAAAGAGTAAAATTAACGCAAATAGCACATGATGTACATACGTTTACTCATGCACCTCTAAATGCAGTGGATCGTGTGCTATTTATTTTACATGGACAAGGAGACCGGGGTTTTGTTCAGCTTTGCTCCTTTATGGAAGACCTCAATAAGCTGAATGAGCGTGTCGATCTTTTGAAGAAATTGTCAAAGAGAGGAAGTCAGCTGTGA
- the nth gene encoding endonuclease III: MLSKKDTQFVVDKMGEMFPEAECELVHDNPFELLVAVMLSAQCTDALVNRVTPSLFAKYRSPEDYCAVPIEELQLDIRSIGLYRNKAKNIKKMAQSLLDDHNGEVPSAREDLEALAGVGRKTANVVTSVAFNIPAIAVDTHVERVSKRLGICRWKDSVKQVEGTLEKKIEKADWSDAHHRMIFFGRYHCKAQNPQCQQCPLAFMCREGKKRLKGVKDHV; the protein is encoded by the coding sequence ATGTTATCGAAAAAAGATACCCAATTTGTCGTTGATAAAATGGGAGAAATGTTCCCTGAAGCAGAGTGTGAACTGGTTCACGATAATCCGTTTGAATTACTCGTAGCCGTTATGCTATCTGCTCAATGTACAGACGCGCTAGTAAATCGTGTAACACCGAGTTTGTTTGCTAAATATAGATCACCCGAAGATTACTGTGCAGTTCCAATAGAGGAACTACAATTGGATATAAGGTCAATTGGCTTATATCGAAATAAAGCAAAAAACATAAAAAAAATGGCTCAATCGTTACTCGATGATCATAATGGAGAGGTTCCGTCTGCTCGGGAAGATTTAGAGGCACTTGCAGGTGTTGGAAGAAAAACCGCCAATGTCGTTACAAGTGTTGCGTTTAACATCCCAGCCATTGCTGTTGATACGCATGTAGAGCGTGTGTCAAAGCGTCTAGGCATTTGTCGTTGGAAAGACTCTGTTAAACAAGTAGAGGGAACCCTTGAGAAGAAAATTGAGAAAGCCGATTGGTCTGATGCCCATCACCGAATGATTTTCTTTGGCCGTTATCATTGTAAAGCACAAAATCCTCAATGCCAGCAATGTCCTTTGGCCTTTATGTGTAGAGAAGGGAAAAAACGGTTAAAAGGAGTGAAGGATCATGTATAA